From a region of the Salvelinus alpinus chromosome 2, SLU_Salpinus.1, whole genome shotgun sequence genome:
- the LOC139546351 gene encoding cell adhesion molecule 3-like isoform X2, translating to MEIVILLSLLSLYCDFTDAECLVVSPARLVVKYGDPASSNCSSGTSVQMGWEATNGGIGLTDKEVKFLRWRVDSVTDWANNPKCFTDGGQCQEQLNITVYKLPDRVSFSYRKYPDPMVEGDQYLLQCLVQNVAPIGRLRVTFYKVNTTGEQTELDTQQKHKNDTETPGNGTYTLDFTPSSDDDGAQLCCSAMLDLGPEGPQPPPVMESDRLNINVHYKPQITMSPGCFMSITEGDTLSLNCSANGNPAPSYDWLLPQAAPAPNTTKERSVVTITNMAKSHSGEYTCNASNPLGHSTWTVNVEVTVDYLPIIAGLAAAVVVILLVISCFIYSSHYKHTRMGHYQLKDMLPLRHKNKHAVHHNGMDQSFM from the exons ATGGAGATTGTAATACTTCTTTCATTATTGTCTCTGTATTGTGACTTCACCG ATGCTGAGTGCCTGGTGGTCAGTCCTGCCAGGCTGGTGGTGAAGTATGGagacccagcctcctctaactgCAGCTCAGGTACCTCGGTACAGATGGGCTGGGAAGCCACCAATGGAGGGATTGGTCTAACAGACAAGGAAGTGAAGTTCCTACGCTGGAGGGTGGACAG tGTGACTGACTGGGCTAACAACCCTAAGTGCTTCACAGACGGAGGCCAGTGTCAGGAACAGCTGAACATCACAGTTTATA AGCTTCCAGACCGTGTCTCCTTCAGCTATAGGAAGTACCCTGATCCGATGGTTGAGGGGGATCAGTACCTGCTACAGTGTCTTGTCCAGAACGTCGCGCCTATTGGGAGACTCAGGGTGACCTTCTACAAAGTCAATACCACTGGTGAACAGACAGAATTAGACAcacaacagaaacacaagaaCGACACCGAGACACCAGGGAATGGGACCTATACCCTGGACTTCACCCCTAGTAGTGATGACGACGGGGCCCAGTTGTGTTGTTCAGCCATGTTGGATCTGGGACCAGAGGGACCCCAACCTCCTCCTGTAATGGAATCAGACCGCCTCAACATCAACGTGCACT ACAAGCCTCAGATCACTATGAGTCCTGGATGTTTCATGAGCATCACAGAGGGCGACACCCTATCACTTAACTGTAGTGCAAATGGTAACCCTGCCCCCTCGTACGATTGGTTGCTCCCCCAAGCCGCCCCCGCCCCCAACACCACGAAAGAGAGATCCGTAGTGACCATCACCAACATGGCCAAGTCTCACTCTGGAGAGTACACCTGCAACGCCAGTAATCCCCTGGGACACAGCACCTGGACTGTTAACGTGGAGGTCACAG TGGACTACCTGCCCATCATTGCAGGGCTGGCTGCAGCTGTGGTGGTGATCCTCTTGGTGATCTCCTGTTTCATCTACTCCTCTCATTATAAACACACGCGCATGGGCCACTACCAGCTGAAAGACATGTTGCCACTACGACACAAGAACAAACACGCGGTGCACCACAACGGAATGGACCAGTCCTTTATGTAG
- the LOC139546351 gene encoding cell adhesion molecule 3-like isoform X1 — protein MEIVIGLLLSSLSLYCDFTDAECLVVSPARLVVKYGDPASSNCSSGTSVQMGWEATNGGIGLTDKEVKFLRWRVDSVTDWANNPKCFTDGGQCQEQLNITVYKLPDRVSFSYRKYPDPMVEGDQYLLQCLVQNVAPIGRLRVTFYKVNTTGEQTELDTQQKHKNDTETPGNGTYTLDFTPSSDDDGAQLCCSAMLDLGPEGPQPPPVMESDRLNINVHYKPQITMSPGCFMSITEGDTLSLNCSANGNPAPSYDWLLPQAAPAPNTTKERSVVTITNMAKSHSGEYTCNASNPLGHSTWTVNVEVTVDYLPIIAGLAAAVVVILLVISCFIYSSHYKHTRMGHYQLKDMLPLRHKNKHAVHHNGMDQSFM, from the exons ATGCTGAGTGCCTGGTGGTCAGTCCTGCCAGGCTGGTGGTGAAGTATGGagacccagcctcctctaactgCAGCTCAGGTACCTCGGTACAGATGGGCTGGGAAGCCACCAATGGAGGGATTGGTCTAACAGACAAGGAAGTGAAGTTCCTACGCTGGAGGGTGGACAG tGTGACTGACTGGGCTAACAACCCTAAGTGCTTCACAGACGGAGGCCAGTGTCAGGAACAGCTGAACATCACAGTTTATA AGCTTCCAGACCGTGTCTCCTTCAGCTATAGGAAGTACCCTGATCCGATGGTTGAGGGGGATCAGTACCTGCTACAGTGTCTTGTCCAGAACGTCGCGCCTATTGGGAGACTCAGGGTGACCTTCTACAAAGTCAATACCACTGGTGAACAGACAGAATTAGACAcacaacagaaacacaagaaCGACACCGAGACACCAGGGAATGGGACCTATACCCTGGACTTCACCCCTAGTAGTGATGACGACGGGGCCCAGTTGTGTTGTTCAGCCATGTTGGATCTGGGACCAGAGGGACCCCAACCTCCTCCTGTAATGGAATCAGACCGCCTCAACATCAACGTGCACT ACAAGCCTCAGATCACTATGAGTCCTGGATGTTTCATGAGCATCACAGAGGGCGACACCCTATCACTTAACTGTAGTGCAAATGGTAACCCTGCCCCCTCGTACGATTGGTTGCTCCCCCAAGCCGCCCCCGCCCCCAACACCACGAAAGAGAGATCCGTAGTGACCATCACCAACATGGCCAAGTCTCACTCTGGAGAGTACACCTGCAACGCCAGTAATCCCCTGGGACACAGCACCTGGACTGTTAACGTGGAGGTCACAG TGGACTACCTGCCCATCATTGCAGGGCTGGCTGCAGCTGTGGTGGTGATCCTCTTGGTGATCTCCTGTTTCATCTACTCCTCTCATTATAAACACACGCGCATGGGCCACTACCAGCTGAAAGACATGTTGCCACTACGACACAAGAACAAACACGCGGTGCACCACAACGGAATGGACCAGTCCTTTATGTAG